From Humisphaera borealis, the proteins below share one genomic window:
- a CDS encoding MiaB/RimO family radical SAM methylthiotransferase: protein MPRKLYLETFGCQMNVLDSELVLGQLRAQGYVSTEDRESADVILYNTCSVREHAEQKVWSRLGELRQRKKDDPNLVIGVIGCMAERDGKNIFDKFPQVDILCGPGELDKLPGLIHNASVTTLAKDEGGRMKDEGNPSSIHPSSVIAHPSGYRQVALMGANVRRSGTLDAAKDNLEMLDLSRAISPEDDLAQAYVRITRGCNKFCTYCVVPYTRGPEVHRPPENIVDEVRRLADAGVREVTLLGQTINHYHFKFGDGRETSFAELLYQIHEAVPHLPRLRFVTSFPRDFTDEALMAMRDCERICRYLHVPAQHGSDRILKIMNRGYTAQQYRDFIDRARGYMPDISIASDFIVGFPTETEEEFQTCKDIIRHGRFKNSFIFKYSPRPGTIAIDRFTDDVPEDVKRRRNNELLAVQHEVSAQNNREMIGRTVQVLVEGQSKLVSKQQAAAYPKAPASGVELGWETRKKARLAEIQTIEPAVTSTQMVGRTSGDQVVVFDGEMSLKGRLLDVEIIDAKQMTLFARLAELPAVVP, encoded by the coding sequence ATGCCACGCAAGCTGTACCTCGAAACCTTCGGCTGCCAGATGAACGTGCTCGACAGCGAGCTTGTCTTGGGCCAGCTCCGCGCGCAAGGCTATGTCTCGACTGAAGATCGAGAATCGGCCGACGTCATCCTCTACAACACCTGCTCTGTCCGCGAACACGCCGAGCAGAAGGTGTGGAGCAGGCTTGGGGAGCTGCGACAGCGAAAGAAGGACGATCCGAACCTGGTCATCGGCGTCATCGGCTGCATGGCCGAGCGCGATGGCAAGAACATCTTCGACAAGTTCCCGCAAGTCGACATCCTGTGCGGTCCCGGGGAGTTGGATAAGCTGCCCGGTCTGATCCACAACGCCAGCGTTACCACGCTGGCGAAGGATGAAGGCGGAAGGATGAAGGATGAAGGGAATCCTTCTTCCATTCATCCGTCATCCGTCATCGCTCATCCTTCCGGCTACCGTCAGGTTGCCCTGATGGGCGCCAATGTTCGCCGGTCTGGCACGCTCGACGCCGCCAAGGACAACTTGGAGATGCTCGACCTGTCGCGGGCGATCAGTCCGGAAGACGACCTGGCGCAGGCGTACGTCCGCATTACCCGCGGGTGCAACAAGTTCTGCACCTACTGCGTGGTGCCGTACACACGCGGGCCCGAGGTCCACCGTCCGCCGGAGAACATCGTTGATGAGGTCCGCCGTCTCGCCGACGCCGGCGTGCGCGAAGTGACGCTGCTCGGGCAGACGATCAACCACTACCATTTTAAGTTCGGCGACGGCCGAGAGACTTCGTTCGCCGAGCTGCTCTACCAGATCCATGAAGCCGTCCCGCATCTGCCACGGCTGCGCTTCGTCACCAGCTTCCCGCGCGACTTCACCGACGAGGCGCTCATGGCGATGCGCGACTGCGAGCGCATCTGCCGTTACCTGCACGTGCCGGCACAGCACGGCAGCGACCGCATTCTCAAGATCATGAACCGCGGCTACACCGCCCAGCAGTACCGCGACTTCATCGACCGCGCCCGCGGCTACATGCCCGACATCTCGATCGCGTCCGACTTCATCGTCGGCTTCCCGACCGAGACCGAGGAAGAGTTCCAGACCTGCAAGGACATCATCCGCCACGGCCGATTCAAGAACAGCTTCATTTTCAAGTACTCACCAAGGCCGGGGACGATTGCGATCGACCGCTTCACCGATGATGTGCCCGAAGACGTCAAACGCCGGCGGAACAACGAGCTGCTTGCAGTGCAGCATGAAGTCAGCGCTCAGAACAACCGGGAGATGATCGGCCGGACGGTGCAGGTTCTGGTCGAAGGCCAAAGCAAGCTGGTCAGCAAGCAGCAGGCTGCGGCTTACCCCAAAGCGCCTGCAAGCGGCGTGGAGCTGGGATGGGAGACCCGCAAGAAGGCCCGGCTCGCCGAGATTCAAACGATTGAGCCCGCCGTCACCAGCACCCAGATGGTCGGTCGCACGTCGGGCGATCAAGTCGTCGTGTTCGACGGGGAGATGTCTCTGAAGGGGCGGTTGCTCGACGTCGAGATCATCGACGCGAAGCAGATGACGTTGTTCGCGCGGTTGGCCGAGCTGCCGGCTGTCGTGCCATAG
- a CDS encoding alpha/beta hydrolase, which produces MMRPHLLLMTIALTAMTAGAAENAAIRDEMGRDYYLYEPSRIDARKTYWLVVGVHGYGGNGKGAAGLAGWVRNGDCIVVGPSFPNDGYQLLQKQADEQLVRLFESLQKQFKLRPKLFVYGFSGGSQFAHRFMMKYPELVAGCSAHSGGTWATGDQWMSINPKAAAIPFVMSCGEADTAKSNPAAPFGRYEWARVFEKQIAEAGFCYEAKYWPKVGHATAPGVSTMTEDCYRLATVVQPAIEAAIDDARKRHAEGNTASARTVIAKARSLLPKPTTELSRRFADQWNKVLTTIESDVGTAAKPVQ; this is translated from the coding sequence ATGATGCGACCACACCTGCTGCTGATGACGATCGCACTCACCGCCATGACCGCCGGCGCGGCAGAGAACGCGGCGATTCGTGATGAAATGGGGCGAGATTACTACCTGTATGAGCCGTCCCGCATCGACGCCAGAAAGACCTACTGGCTCGTCGTCGGCGTTCATGGCTACGGCGGCAACGGCAAGGGTGCCGCCGGGCTCGCCGGCTGGGTGCGCAACGGCGACTGCATCGTCGTCGGCCCCAGCTTTCCCAATGACGGGTATCAGCTTCTCCAGAAGCAGGCCGACGAGCAGCTGGTCAGGCTCTTCGAATCCCTCCAGAAACAGTTCAAGCTCCGGCCGAAACTGTTTGTTTACGGTTTCTCCGGCGGATCACAGTTCGCCCATCGGTTCATGATGAAGTATCCGGAGCTTGTCGCCGGCTGCTCGGCCCACTCGGGCGGCACCTGGGCGACGGGCGATCAGTGGATGTCGATCAACCCCAAAGCCGCGGCGATCCCTTTTGTCATGTCGTGCGGTGAAGCCGACACGGCCAAGTCCAACCCCGCCGCACCGTTCGGCCGCTACGAATGGGCCAGGGTGTTCGAGAAGCAGATCGCCGAAGCGGGCTTCTGCTATGAGGCGAAGTATTGGCCGAAGGTCGGCCACGCCACCGCGCCGGGCGTTTCGACGATGACCGAGGATTGCTATCGACTGGCGACTGTGGTTCAGCCGGCGATCGAAGCTGCAATTGATGATGCACGCAAGCGGCACGCTGAGGGTAATACGGCATCGGCGCGGACCGTGATCGCCAAGGCACGCAGCCTGCTGCCCAAGCCCACCACCGAACTGAGCCGGCGTTTTGCCGATCAATGGAACAAGGTTCTGACGACGATCGAATCTGACGTCGGAACGGCTGCCAAACCAGTTCAATGA
- a CDS encoding class I SAM-dependent methyltransferase, which yields MKSTVEEIRARFDADVERFSNLQTGQSATVDAPLVLELIAEAASVVTPGAGSLLDVGCGAGNYALKLLSRLPGMHCTLVDLSRPMLDRAVERVSAATTGIVTPVQDDVRSLDLQPGSFDLIAAAAVLHHLRTDAEWEAVFAMFYRVLRPGGSVWISDLVAHDHPGIQAMMWRRYGAYLSELRGGGTAGEKYRQDVFAYVEKEDTPRPLEYQTDLLRRVGFAEVVVLHKNGCFAAFGAVKR from the coding sequence ATGAAATCAACCGTTGAAGAAATCCGGGCCCGTTTTGATGCCGATGTCGAGCGGTTCAGCAACCTGCAGACCGGGCAGTCCGCTACTGTGGATGCGCCGCTGGTGCTGGAATTGATCGCCGAGGCGGCGTCCGTTGTCACGCCGGGCGCGGGGTCCCTGCTCGATGTCGGCTGTGGCGCCGGGAACTACGCACTGAAGCTACTTTCCCGCCTGCCCGGAATGCACTGCACGCTGGTGGACCTGAGCCGCCCAATGCTCGACCGTGCAGTCGAGCGCGTCTCGGCGGCGACGACGGGCATTGTCACGCCAGTCCAGGACGATGTTCGTTCCCTCGATCTTCAACCGGGGTCATTCGATCTCATTGCCGCAGCGGCCGTGCTCCACCATCTGCGAACGGATGCCGAATGGGAGGCCGTATTCGCGATGTTCTACCGCGTGTTGCGCCCGGGCGGATCGGTCTGGATCTCCGACCTGGTGGCTCACGATCACCCCGGCATCCAGGCCATGATGTGGCGTCGCTACGGTGCTTATCTCTCCGAACTGCGTGGCGGCGGGACTGCCGGCGAGAAGTATCGTCAGGATGTGTTTGCCTACGTCGAGAAGGAAGACACCCCTCGCCCGCTGGAGTATCAGACCGACCTCCTCCGCCGGGTGGGGTTTGCCGAGGTGGTCGTGCTTCACAAGAATGGGTGCTTCGCCGCATTCGGCGCGGTGAAGCGCTAG
- a CDS encoding CehA/McbA family metallohydrolase has protein sequence MTLKTGLMAIGVCAALTGMAHAGQIVTLDKNNWGLVPGGKEVDAIYGDFLMKNDKVVAVIGSSLPERQLNLRITGAQGSVIDFALLGSNNDQLTVYHPHAFAGEGPAANRVEVIKSDGTQVTLRATRKASAKDPIETVTDYTLKDGDQHLTVVTRRTNTSDKSVKVRLTERLFHEKPAEFSAAGQHRIVQSFDRYFGMAYALVRTDGGMLSVAPSSATVKNSAGLIDYPDAVTAGAGAGTAEIGPGKEVILSRLLVVADDAARAQQAAAAAVGTAVKTYAVAVTSDTGKPVEGAYVAIRQTAAVAGERLSDAKGPVVCSGFTSAKGIVDLPLSEGQFIAMVATPGRADTFVPVTVDGGDKRSTAVQLGAACSVAFDVVDEAGQSSPVKVQFIGVGSTPNPDLGPDQRADGCRNLWFSVKGQFEVPLPAGDYYVLLSRGPEYDAAWRTLKLTPGRKATVSARLPRVVDTKGWISADFHNHSTLSGDNSTQTEGRLACLIAEHVEFAAATEHQRITSYKPYLKAMGVEALMATSDGMELTGSPLPLMHLNTFPLHAHPHTQFGGGPMIDKDALTQIRRLKDHDNGSDKLMQQNHPDIGWLVFDKDGDGKPDGGNGTLAYTDVIEIWTTTILDQKPFIGFKGNKSNDRMFNWLQLLNQGHRLPGVANTDAHICFHDSGTIRNWVKSETDIPAEIKEMDVVRESRKGRLTMSSGPFLEAWLSGGESTTPAIPGDDIRISGDGKLRIRVQCPNWFGVNRIQVLVNGKPDATLNFTRKTHPAMFADGVVKFDQVLPIKFAADAHVIVVATEEGGTTAPVMGAGGEPPMAISNPIYVDFDGNGFKANGDKLGAPLPVKQ, from the coding sequence ATGACATTGAAAACAGGCTTGATGGCAATCGGCGTGTGTGCTGCCCTTACCGGTATGGCCCATGCCGGCCAGATCGTGACCCTCGACAAGAATAATTGGGGCCTTGTGCCCGGCGGCAAGGAAGTTGATGCCATCTACGGCGACTTCCTGATGAAAAACGACAAGGTCGTCGCGGTGATCGGTTCGTCGCTCCCCGAGCGGCAGCTGAACTTGCGAATCACTGGTGCCCAGGGTTCGGTTATCGACTTCGCACTCCTGGGATCCAACAACGACCAGCTGACGGTTTATCACCCTCATGCCTTCGCCGGCGAAGGCCCCGCCGCCAACCGGGTGGAGGTCATCAAGTCCGACGGTACCCAAGTCACGCTCCGCGCCACGCGCAAGGCCAGTGCCAAGGACCCGATCGAGACGGTGACCGACTACACACTGAAGGACGGCGATCAGCATCTGACGGTAGTTACGCGCCGAACCAACACCTCAGACAAATCCGTGAAAGTGCGTCTGACAGAACGGCTTTTTCACGAGAAGCCCGCTGAGTTTTCGGCTGCCGGGCAGCATCGGATCGTGCAGTCGTTCGACCGGTACTTCGGAATGGCTTACGCGCTGGTGCGAACCGACGGCGGGATGTTGTCGGTTGCGCCATCGTCGGCGACGGTCAAGAACTCGGCAGGATTGATCGACTACCCCGATGCCGTGACGGCCGGGGCCGGCGCGGGCACCGCGGAAATTGGGCCCGGCAAAGAGGTGATCCTGTCGCGTCTGCTCGTCGTCGCCGACGACGCCGCCAGAGCGCAGCAGGCTGCGGCCGCCGCCGTCGGAACGGCGGTCAAGACGTACGCCGTCGCCGTGACGTCCGACACCGGCAAGCCTGTGGAAGGCGCCTACGTTGCCATCCGCCAGACGGCTGCCGTCGCCGGCGAGCGACTTTCCGACGCCAAGGGGCCGGTGGTTTGCAGTGGATTCACGTCGGCCAAGGGTATCGTCGACCTGCCGCTGTCGGAGGGCCAGTTCATCGCGATGGTTGCGACGCCCGGCCGGGCCGATACCTTCGTACCGGTGACGGTTGATGGCGGTGACAAACGATCGACCGCGGTGCAGTTGGGGGCCGCGTGCTCGGTGGCGTTTGATGTCGTTGACGAAGCGGGACAGTCGTCGCCGGTGAAGGTTCAGTTTATTGGGGTCGGTTCGACCCCGAATCCCGATCTGGGGCCCGATCAGCGCGCCGATGGTTGCCGCAATCTCTGGTTCTCCGTGAAGGGACAATTTGAGGTCCCCCTGCCGGCCGGAGACTACTACGTCCTCCTGTCGCGAGGGCCGGAGTACGACGCGGCGTGGCGGACTTTAAAGCTGACGCCCGGACGCAAGGCCACCGTGTCTGCCCGCCTCCCGCGCGTCGTCGATACCAAGGGGTGGATCTCCGCCGACTTCCACAACCATTCAACGCTCAGCGGCGACAACTCGACGCAGACCGAAGGCCGACTCGCCTGCCTGATCGCCGAGCATGTGGAGTTTGCCGCCGCGACAGAGCACCAGCGCATCACTTCCTACAAGCCTTACCTCAAGGCGATGGGGGTCGAAGCATTGATGGCCACCAGCGACGGCATGGAACTGACCGGGTCCCCCCTGCCGCTGATGCATCTCAACACGTTCCCGCTGCACGCTCATCCGCACACGCAGTTCGGTGGTGGACCGATGATCGACAAGGACGCGCTTACACAGATCCGTCGGCTTAAGGACCACGACAACGGTTCCGACAAGCTCATGCAGCAGAACCACCCCGATATCGGCTGGCTTGTCTTCGACAAGGACGGCGACGGCAAGCCCGACGGCGGCAACGGCACTCTCGCCTACACGGACGTGATTGAAATCTGGACGACCACGATCCTGGACCAGAAACCGTTCATCGGCTTCAAAGGCAACAAATCCAACGACCGGATGTTCAACTGGCTCCAATTGCTGAACCAGGGTCATCGCCTGCCGGGTGTCGCGAACACCGACGCCCACATTTGCTTCCATGACAGCGGCACGATCCGCAACTGGGTCAAGAGCGAGACCGACATCCCGGCGGAGATCAAGGAGATGGATGTGGTCCGCGAAAGCCGAAAGGGCCGGTTGACGATGTCCAGCGGACCGTTCCTCGAAGCCTGGCTCAGCGGTGGCGAGTCAACGACACCGGCCATCCCCGGTGACGACATCAGGATCTCCGGCGACGGCAAACTGAGGATTCGCGTCCAGTGCCCCAACTGGTTTGGCGTGAACAGGATTCAGGTGCTCGTCAATGGCAAGCCCGACGCCACGCTCAACTTCACCCGCAAAACCCACCCGGCGATGTTCGCCGACGGCGTGGTCAAATTCGATCAGGTGCTGCCCATCAAGTTCGCCGCCGACGCGCATGTGATCGTGGTCGCGACCGAAGAAGGCGGCACCACCGCGCCGGTGATGGGTGCCGGCGGCGAGCCGCCGATGGCAATCAGCAACCCCATCTACGTCGATTTCGACGGCAACGGGTTCAAAGCTAATGGCGACAAGCTTGGCGCACCACTGCCCGTCAAGCAGTAG
- a CDS encoding LTA synthase family protein — MQIQPSVTVTTPSDATPAITRRYLPVNLKLLLGLTTLLLVLFALLRLGLIIRVRTAADASWSELLSAFVIGTRFDLSVISFVMTPIMIICYLPWFAPWAGPRRRRIFTWGVTLLFGVMALILIAEFEFFNEFQARYNQLAIRYLNHPEIVGGMTWYNFPVVRYLLGWAALTGVIHLGVRTAMRFAGGTSSPARASDDTTASIVEPKASSVSRTAEFVGIGLIIASIVTGVRGGVQGEPLQWGDAFRGDNEFVSQMSLNGLWSLAHAGLDSIDRDRESGAWAKGMAPDEARQITQRLMTAPGESAIEPGKRTALRTRGSAKSSVNLTTEDGRPVNVVVVMMESFSGRFSGSTGAPRSFTPAFDKIAKEGRLFDRAFSAGSHTHQGIFATQLGFPNLPGYETLMESSVSNQEFCSLSSIFQSRGYQTFFLYNGDFAWDNMRGFFRKQGVKTFVGGEEMLVDAKYRDPVWGVSDGDLFDRCNKEFEAASKKGPFMAAIMTLSNHAPFSVPPVPGAPPITDMGELNKRLEAMRYADWAVGKFVEDAKKLSYFKNTLFVFVGDHGFAVRPKLTDVNLLYHHVPLLFVAPGLVGAKDLPGVDHRVAAHMNVAASVLGLIGVTDTPHASWGRSLFDDTFPDENFAVFKMSGGGKAVALARGDELLVLNDAKADPQLLKYTLWPPAVSPATDPDAPNRRKAMSRELRAYVQSGLEDLTRSKAGTVPAAGN; from the coding sequence TTGCAGATCCAACCCTCTGTTACCGTCACTACGCCATCGGACGCCACTCCGGCGATCACTCGACGCTACCTGCCAGTCAATCTCAAGCTCCTTCTGGGGCTGACCACTCTGCTGCTCGTTCTGTTTGCCCTGCTGCGGTTGGGCTTGATCATTCGTGTTCGTACCGCGGCGGACGCGAGCTGGTCGGAACTACTCTCGGCCTTCGTCATCGGTACACGCTTCGATCTGTCGGTCATCTCGTTCGTGATGACGCCGATCATGATCATCTGTTACCTCCCCTGGTTCGCGCCTTGGGCAGGTCCCCGACGGCGACGGATCTTTACATGGGGCGTCACCCTGTTGTTTGGCGTGATGGCCCTGATCCTGATCGCGGAGTTTGAGTTTTTCAACGAGTTTCAGGCGCGCTACAACCAGTTGGCAATCCGCTATCTGAATCACCCTGAAATCGTCGGGGGCATGACCTGGTACAACTTCCCGGTCGTCCGTTATCTGCTGGGATGGGCGGCGTTGACTGGCGTCATCCATCTGGGCGTCCGCACCGCGATGCGATTTGCCGGCGGAACCTCCAGTCCCGCGCGAGCGTCGGACGACACTACGGCTTCCATCGTCGAGCCGAAGGCCTCAAGCGTCAGTCGAACGGCAGAGTTCGTCGGTATCGGACTGATCATTGCTTCGATCGTCACAGGCGTTCGTGGCGGTGTGCAGGGTGAGCCGCTGCAGTGGGGCGATGCGTTTCGCGGCGACAACGAGTTTGTGAGCCAGATGAGCCTCAACGGGCTTTGGTCGCTCGCACATGCCGGCCTCGACTCGATCGATCGCGACCGCGAATCAGGGGCCTGGGCCAAAGGTATGGCACCTGACGAAGCGCGCCAGATTACCCAGAGGCTTATGACCGCCCCGGGCGAATCAGCGATCGAACCCGGCAAGCGTACGGCACTGCGAACGCGCGGCTCGGCCAAATCATCCGTCAACCTTACGACCGAGGACGGCCGGCCGGTCAACGTTGTTGTGGTCATGATGGAGAGCTTCTCGGGACGCTTCAGCGGCTCGACCGGCGCGCCGCGATCATTTACACCGGCTTTCGACAAGATCGCCAAGGAAGGCCGACTGTTCGATCGCGCTTTTTCCGCCGGATCGCACACGCACCAGGGCATCTTCGCAACGCAGCTGGGGTTCCCCAACCTGCCCGGCTACGAGACGCTGATGGAGAGCAGCGTCTCGAACCAGGAATTCTGCTCGCTCTCGTCCATCTTCCAGTCGCGTGGCTACCAGACGTTCTTCCTCTACAACGGCGATTTCGCGTGGGACAACATGCGCGGGTTCTTCCGTAAGCAGGGCGTGAAGACCTTCGTCGGCGGGGAGGAAATGCTCGTCGACGCCAAGTATCGCGATCCCGTCTGGGGCGTCTCCGATGGCGACCTGTTCGATCGGTGCAACAAGGAGTTCGAGGCGGCATCGAAGAAGGGGCCGTTCATGGCGGCCATCATGACACTCTCCAACCATGCCCCGTTCTCCGTGCCACCGGTGCCGGGTGCGCCGCCGATCACTGACATGGGCGAGCTCAACAAGCGACTTGAGGCTATGCGATACGCCGACTGGGCGGTCGGCAAGTTTGTCGAAGACGCAAAGAAGCTGAGCTACTTCAAGAACACGCTGTTCGTGTTCGTAGGCGACCACGGATTCGCCGTCCGCCCGAAGCTGACGGACGTGAACCTGCTTTACCATCACGTCCCGTTGCTTTTCGTGGCACCAGGGTTGGTCGGCGCGAAGGATTTGCCCGGCGTCGATCACCGGGTGGCGGCCCACATGAACGTCGCGGCGAGTGTGCTGGGGCTGATCGGCGTGACTGATACGCCGCACGCATCGTGGGGTCGCAGTCTCTTCGACGACACGTTCCCCGACGAGAACTTTGCCGTCTTCAAGATGAGCGGCGGCGGCAAGGCGGTTGCACTCGCTCGCGGCGACGAACTGCTGGTCCTCAACGATGCCAAGGCCGATCCGCAGCTTTTGAAGTACACCCTCTGGCCGCCCGCGGTAAGTCCGGCGACCGATCCTGATGCCCCCAACCGCCGAAAAGCGATGTCTCGCGAACTGCGGGCCTATGTGCAGTCGGGATTGGAAGACCTCACGCGGAGCAAGGCGGGTACGGTTCCGGCGGCAGGCAACTAG
- a CDS encoding NifU family protein — protein MTPVTADATNTPLRDKVLAVINLIRPAVQADGGDIELVDIQPDGQVSIRFHGACIGCPSSHMTLQHGIERSLREKVPEVTKVVPVV, from the coding sequence ATGACCCCAGTAACCGCCGACGCCACCAATACCCCCCTCCGCGACAAAGTGCTGGCGGTGATCAATCTGATCCGCCCGGCCGTTCAGGCCGACGGAGGCGACATCGAACTGGTCGACATCCAGCCCGATGGGCAGGTTTCGATCCGTTTCCACGGTGCCTGTATCGGCTGCCCGAGCAGCCACATGACGCTTCAGCACGGCATCGAACGCAGCTTGCGAGAGAAGGTCCCCGAAGTGACGAAAGTCGTGCCTGTGGTGTGA